Below is a window of Ostrinia nubilalis chromosome W, ilOstNubi1.1, whole genome shotgun sequence DNA.
GCTCCAGGGTTTGCGTGCGTTGTTAACTTGGCaggttttgcagttcttgacgtacgttgacacatctctgtacataccgggccaataatatctctgtgatattttgttcagtgtttttgctgttcctagatggcctgcggttggtgtatcgtggttttctttcagaatctggtttttttcattgttgtttatgcataatttccagtctgatgatgtttctgttcttggtccgtatgcgtgatttaCTATTTTCCTGTATAATTTgctgtttgacattttatagtccttgtttccggttttttgtatttcttgaattttcttttggatccagtcttcttttgtttcttgttttaagcgtgttacgtgtttatttattacttcttgatttttagggttccgtgaaaagtcttttttcttgattggtttttcgtgtgcgagtttgatcttgtgttttttcttggtgtttcggccatttcgtatgtaggtacgatgttggctTCTGTGTTTTTTCTTGACGTTCCCATTTGTTCCGCTTGTTTGATACTATCTTtaggccattctattttggctcctattctgttcaatatgtccatgccgatcagtatagtcgtgatttgtggatgatataacacttggtggttaattgttttatattaatttgcaagtctagtgcttctttaattcgagttgtgtgtccatctgtcatgctagctgttatgcttactgttctcggtttcagatttctttttacgaatttcttgtatacttggtcgttgatgtatgatcttgtggcgccggtgtctacgagtgcttgatatttttcgcctagtatcgatacatctacgaaAGGACGGTTATCTTTAAGTTGCGGATTTGTGTTCATTGTCATGgactgtgtgtactcacttgttttcttacaacactgtttactcattttgccgatcttgccacaaccgttacaaaatagtattttcttacttctgcaatctttcatcgagtgtccttgttttccacagctccagcagcaagtatttgtgttgtaattgtgtatgtatgatgccgtctccttgtgtccttgatttgtgcttgtttcgtggtAGTTATTACGTGGTTCTCGTTctgtgaagctagtttgacgttctgctgtgacattttcatagtcgtttgccagttgtattaatttgcttaccgagtctgcttctgatttcttgatatagaacttgtattttgcgttcatgttttcgtagattctagttatttcttcctcttttgacatttttgcgtgtctgcgcatgagtgtttgaatttcaatgaggtagtctgtgaatttttggcggtgatgttgcctataattcactattttagctaacaggtcactgtcacagctcacaaatgtcaacttgaagagttctatgaattcgttccatgtagtgaacgagtttttattatttctataccacagtacggcctttcctttcaggaatctggggagcactttgagcactttatctggtttgacctcgcccgatgacatgagttcgtccagttgctctaggaactccactgggtcgttgtatgtgtcaaaacttaggttccatctggtcgttatgctttcagtctgatctacggtgtacgacatgtttggttcttgctgcatctctgtgtcttcaaaatcggttggtttctgactcactgttaGACTGTTCTTCGGAGGATTTACTGGCGGACTGGACTGGTTGGCGGGACTGCTTGGCTTCTGTTTCGGATTGATTTctggttctgagtacttctgtgaggttctgtctcagttcttgtacggttctgttctccgtttttatgtttcttcttttgcactcgttctcaagttctgtcttcttgagtttgtatatccaagatgtcggttctgacatgtgtgattatcaatttggtgcgaagttttgctttcctttttggtctttcgcttctctagcgatctggtggtccctgtaggttccgtgggttatttagttgggcgccattgcaacggggcgtcttagctagctcagtctgacagcccgctgtttagtactaagtcccagttcgccttctgcgatgagggatgtgtacctatccgggatgcctacagggatatagACCAtagaaacgcacaatcaataacacaatgacaCTGTATTTCTAGTTCCACAATGGTTCCTTATTCtaacttcactgactctaagtttattattaatttgactTGACCGTTATTCGAAGCTTAATTAATTGAGATAGGCACGTCATTTCCCGCCTCATATTGCTATCTCTTTCTACCCTATAGAGCTATCTCTTTCTACCACTACCGCCTGGCAGGGGCGAGACCGACCATTGAAGGAAGGTCCGCCATTTCTAGAAATCATTGGCGTCTTGTTTCCCGCCGTGTGCAGAGCTCTGCACTTCCGACAGATACTGTGTAAAATATTATAGTCCAAAGGTCTACGAGTATTTTTTGTTCGGATcgaaataatttacatttaatatttggAAAATCCAATAAGTGagttataataataagttgAGTATAACACACACCCACGTAAGTAACAaagatttctttctttttacaaAACCGTTATAAACTAATTTTGTTGCAAcgcaagtaacaaatatttttataccctactttttattttaaatgctaaACTTTAACGAATGTTCGTTCgaaaatttttcttttttgtctacCCTCATACaagtgtaatgattttagaattaatattgtattttatacgattattagttgcttataaatagttattgtaataattttggtagaatttaaaaacccattattaaaattaaatactttacttgattacttcctggacaTTGTTGCAGATATTAGAATGGTTTTAGAAATTATTCTATATTATATTCAATTAcatatttcatgtttattatttaacgtaattattttagaatttttattgtatacaatttagtattttagatataaattgttatttaagtattgattttgactacttccggggcatgctgtcgataagtcgtttcgagccggttgactttgacgaatggaaggggaagttgccTTATCGCGGGCATGCCGCCGGACAGGCAGTTCGATTGGAGCATTCAAAGCAAGAAGTACTAACTTTAAGGTGTTATAATGttggaaatgtataaattagtatcttgaataaataagtaattgatcaACAAGTAACTTTTCATTATATATCGGAAGCGGGAATGTGATCCACATCTTCAGCTCACAAACAAAGGTATgtagcaatatatttttaaaagaacatttatttcgtACAAAAGATTACGAtagtattaaacattttttttttttactgcatgttcgaatcttgtgtgctgtattgcgtctcgtatatggtcggggccattctctggcggaacggacataatacggagcacatttgtattcaaattattatgttcgtatatgatggggtctaccctctgatgatactagcataatgaagtgtgtacctgtaataatattttaaaacctactgaagtgcatgttcgaatcttgtgtgctgtattgtgtctcgtatatggtcggggctattctctggcggaacggacataatacggagcacatttgtattcaaattattatgttcgtatatgatggggtctaccctctgatgatactagcataatgaagtgtgtacctgtaataatattttaaaacctattgaagtgcatgttcgaatcttgtgtgctgtattgtctcgtatatggtcggggctattccctggcggaacggacataatacgcagcacatttgtattcaaattattatgttcgtatatgatggggtctaccctctgatgatactagcataatgaagcgtgtacctgtaataatattttaaaacctactgaagtgcatgttcgaatcttgtgtgctgtattgtgtttcgtatatggtcggggctattctctggcggaacggacataatacggaACACAttagtattcaaattattatgttcgtatatgacGGGGCTATCCTCTGATGatactaacttaataaaattaaattttattttacttttgaccgaTTTAGTGTGTAGTCTATTTTCGTTAAGaactagttaagtgtgctatgtcctgatgAAGATAATTCAAAGACTAGTATATAGTTAGAATTATACACGTGCTTCGTCCTCGAGATTagtatacttacctatttatattaaacctaactttataacaACACTATGTAGTAACGCCTAGCGTAGCCACTTTTGCACttagtttaaatttatttatcacttcCGGTTTGAGATTAAAATCTTCAAACGGAAGTGATACAACTGACGgtttctattaaaaaattaaaaaggaacCGGAAACACGATTTTCCCCCTCCAACCGACCCCGCCTCTAAGAGACACTGTGGCGCTCTCGTCATTCGCAAACTAGTGCTCAGCCACTTCGCACGCTTCATTCCAAAATGCCGAAAAGAAGACATGGAGATACCATCGAATACCTAGCAAGCAAATTGAAGAAACTTGAAAAGAAGATGAAACACTCAAAAAGACGAACGACGCTTTCGGAATCATCTACCAGTACGTCGAGTTCAGAAAGTTCACCCGCAAGCTCACGAAGTCCTTCACCAGCTCCACAAACCCTGTTGGCGTTATCCCAAGGTTAGTTTTTACAAAATGCTACCCGCATTTTCGACACCCATGGTGTCTTTCCAGTCTACACGACTGATGTGAGGTGCAGTCGCCTCAGAATGTATGCGGTTATCTCTGCAACATTCTGCACCCATAGTGCCACAACTTAAAATGTTAAAGAATGCATTTCCAATGGAAATTTTCTGTTGCATTCGACACCTATGGTGTTATCAGTACGAGATAGCTGAAATCAGCGCCCATGGCGCTTAAATGTTGGCGAAATACCAATATAAGTAAATCCGTTCTATTCTCAGATCGGAACCAGCGGAAAGAAGCCTCTTCAATGGGTCCAGACCCTGCCATGCCCATACCTGCCTCGGTAAACGAACCTGTCGCCGGGACATCGGACAGTGTGCCCGCGACGCAGCCTCAAGAAGCCGCGAGTGTTGAAGTTACGCAGACTCCTGCAAGCTTGGACACGGGCTTGGACCCTGAAATACTGGATATATTGGGCATAGATCCGACCGCTACCGTGGAATACGGACCTAATATTAACGAGGAGTTAGCTAACCGCCTCAATTACATGGCCACATCGGGTCTTGATAAAGACACTCGCAAGgagttattacaaaaatatctcGTACCCGCAAATTGCAAAAACTTATCTGCCCCTCAAATGAATCCGGAGATAAAAGCCGCAACTCCGGAGTACGTGCAGAAGCGCGATAAGTCGATCGAAATCAACCAAAAGGAAATTGCAGCAGCTATCACATGCGTTGGGCAAATAATAAATGCTCAAATCAACAACCCTGCCCGAGACAATGAACTAGTTAAAAGTCTCGTGGATGTCGGCAGAATCCTATGCGACGTCCAATATTTGCAGTCTAGTTCCAGACGAAACCACGCACTCTATTCTCTGAAAAAAGAATTACGAGAACAACTAGCCAGTACCAAGATAGATGGATATTTATTTGGACAAAATCTAACCGAAACCCTGAAAACAGCAAAAGCCGTCTCCAAATCGTCTTCAGATTTGAAGGCTGACTCCGCCAAGAAACCCAAGCAAGACAAGAATTTAAACCGCAAGTCGGGCACCGGGAATCGTCGGGCGGCGCCGGGCCCGCCGCGACACCAGCCGCCTGCAGCTCGAGCGACGACGAGCtaccagccgccgccgccgccgccgcagccagCGCGCGGCCACTACTCGACCGCGTCGTCCTATCGGCGCAGGGAGACGAGGAGGCGCTAGCCGCCGACGAGGTACGCTACGCAGGTAGACTGCGTCATTTTTATAGTCAGTGGTCGCTCATCACACAAGATCGAGCGGTCCTTTCATGGATTGACGGATATCAAATAGATTTCGATGAGCCAGTTAATCAGTTAGACCCTCCCGTTACATTAGTGACTGAGTCTGAAAGATCTCATTTTTCAGAATCTATTCAAAACTTACTATCTATTGGAGCTATCTCTCCGTGTGAACCTTGCCAAGGCCAATATGTTTCTCGTGTATTTCTGGTACCTAAACCTAACGGCAAAATGCGATTTATActaaatttgaaaaaattaaataaacatataAACGTTAAACATTTCAAATTAGAAGATTTGCGCACAGTTTTAAAACTAGTCACAAAAAATTCTTATATGGCGACTATAGATCTTAAAGACGCCTATTTTTTAATCAACATTCATCCTAATTCACGAAAATATCTTAGATTCATTTTAAAGGACAAATCCAATCCGAATAGTGAGCAAATGTTCGAATTCAACGTTTTACCGTTTGGGATATGTACAGCACCATATATATTTACAAAGTTAATGAAACCTGTTGTAAAATTGTTAAGATCTTGTGGTTTTTTGTCATCCATTTATCTAGATGACCTATACATAACCGaattaaattacttgaaatgcTTAGAAAGCGTTCAAGctactaaattattattacaatcttTGGGATTTATAATAAATGATGAAAAGAGTAAATTAATACCTTCCATGAGTTGCAAATATCTCGGATACATAATAGATTCATATAATTGGTGCATATCCCTACCAAGTGAAAAGCGTTCCCGCATCAAAacagaaattttaaaaattaaaagcctCAAGAGGTGCAAAATTCGTAAATTTGCTCAACTAGTCTGATTGTTAGTCTCAGCCTGTCCTGCAATTGAATATGGGTGGTTATATACCAAGGAATTGGAACGTTGCAAGTACCTTAATCTTAAGGGGCACGATGATTATGATAGGGACATGAATATTCCAGATTTTTTACATTCTGATTTAGACTGGTGGTTACAAGCCATCGATAATTCGGTTCACAGAATTAAAGACGATAATTATCTAATGGAAATATACTCTGACGCTTCAACAACGGGGTGGGGAGCGACTTGTGATGGTCAAACAGCGAGCGGTCAGTGGTCAAAATCGGAACGAAATTTGCATATTAACTGTTTAGAACTTTTAGCGGCCTTTTTTGCGCTTAAAACCTTCACCAAAAATATTAACGACTGTCAGATACTTCTACGTGTTGACAACACCACGGCGTTGAGTTATATAAATCGCATGGGTGGAGTGCAATATCCCCATCTGAATAATATAACTCGAAGTATTTGGCAGTGGTGTGAGGCTCGCCATATACATGTTACGGCAGCTTATGTAAAATCGTCCGATAATGTTATAGCCGACCGGGAATCGAGACGCTCACATCCCGATGTTGAATGGGAACTATCAAGCATAGGTTTCGAAAAATTAACTAAAACACTGGGGTTTCCACAAATTGATTTATTCGCAAATAGACTGAATAAAAAATGTCACATATATGCTTCATGGGCTCGTGATCCTGACGCCTTCGCAACGGATGCTTTCACATTCTCTTGGTCCAATTATTTCTTCTATGCGTTCCCACCAGTGGCCATCATCTTAAAATCCCTTAGAAAAATTATATCTGACAAAGCCCAAGGTATAATGGTCGTACCAGCCTGGCAATCGCAACCGTGGTACCCTTTATTTAGACGTCTTGTTATCTCTGATATAATAGTTCTTAGTTCATCAGATATAATTATTCCTCATTCCAGCGGGAACATTCGCCACAACCTTACCCTGGAGGCCGCGCTCTTATCCGCGCGGGGTTCCTACGGAGAGATGTCCCGCTAGCTGCCATAGATGTCATGATGGCATCCCTATCAGAGAACACTTTAAAACAGTACGATTCCTGTCTGAAAAAATGGTTTGCCTTCtgcaatgaaaataaaattgatatgtATACACTATTTATTCCGAATATAATTCAATTTCTTACCGATGTCTTAAATACTGGCAGTCAATACCAAACTATAAATTGTCACAAGGCTGCAATATCACTTCTAGTGGGGTCTTTAGAAGACGACTTGTTAACAAGGTTTTGCAAGGGCGTTTATAAACTTAAACCGCCATTACCACGATATAATATAACGTGGGATGCAAATACAGTTCTGGATTACTTATCTTCCTTGTATCCAAATGACGAAATTACTTTAGAAAATCTTTCGAAAAAATGTGCAACTTTGTTGGCTCTAGTAACCGGACATAGAGTTCAGActctatcaaaaataaaaattgataatttagtaCAACTAGAAAAACAACTTGTAATCAAAATTCCAGATTTGATTAAAACTTCCAGGCCTGGTTCTATGCAACCAACATTACACTTGCCTTTTTTTGAAAATAGAGTCTCTATATGTCCGGCACACACTCTTAATTcatatataaataaaactaaggATATAAGAAAATGTAATACCTTGTTCATTAGTTTTAGAAAACCGCACATGCCTGTTTGTTCTCAATCATTAAGCAGGTGGATTAAATCCACAATGCAAGACAGTGGAATTGACGTCTCAATTTTTTCCGCTCATAGCACTCGTCATGCATCAACATCACTCGCACACAGAGACGGAGTCAATATTGATTTGATAAGAAAAACTGCAGGTTGGAGCGGCAATTCCACAGTCTTTGCTCAATTCTATAATAGGCCTGTAATAAGCAATGATGATTTTACTTTGCTTGCGCGAACTCTGAGTTCGTcaaaaagataatttaaattattttttgtatgcaaatatatatttgattaaataaaaatgtctttGTATTCGATAAGGCATAATATTTCCCTAACTAATTCTCTCAACATCTACATAGTGTtgttataaagttaggtttaatataaataggtaagtatactAATCTCGAGGACGAAGCACGTGTATAAttgatgattaaacgaacttacgtAGTACGTGAAGTTCGATCACAATTATACTAAGTGCttcgtccgaagagattagtATACACTCTCCCTCCCACCCCAAAAATGTTAAGTAACATTTCCCGTGAAGTTATGGAAATATTACACTCTCAACTGAATGACGAGAGCGCCACAGTGTCTCTTAGAGGCGGGGTCGGTTGGAGGGGGAAAATCGTGTTTCCGgttcctttttaattttttaatagaaacCGTCAGTTGTATCACTTCCGTTTGAAGATTTTAATCTCAAACCGgaagtgataaataaatttaaactaaGTGCAAAAGTGGCTACGCTAGGCGTTACTACATAGTGTtgttataaagttaggtttaatataaataggtaagtatactaatctcttcggacgaaGCACTTAGTATAATTGTGATCGAACTTCACGTACTacgtaagttcgtttaatcatcaataatattaGATTAGTAGTTCGCATAATATTAGAAGTCCCCAATAAAGGTACTCtaaattttcataaatttacttcatatattataatgcgaaagtttggatgtctggatggatgtttattactctttcaagcaaaaataactgaacggatttttataaaactttccAGTATTAAtctttataacctagaataacatGTAGACTATGATTTATGacggatctgtgacaaactaaatttcacgcgggtggagccgcgggcaaaagctagtgaaatAATTGATCCATTGATGGATTGTTAATTGACTAGTTGCtccttcagtttatcaggctagatgcgccttcagtttatcaaGATGCGACTACAAAGTACTCGTACGGTTAGATGCGCCTACAATTACTCGTACAAAGTTAGACACGTTTCTGGTATAAAGCTAGATGCCACTTTTTATATTGTTGTAGAATTGATAAGATCTATCATTAAAGTACATTTAAACTATACAGAAGAACAAAGTTATACtagcacaaaaaaaaaacttgaatgaTTCATTATTCGGTCTAGGTTACTCCTTGATAGTTTATGAAGCGATTCTTGATACGCTTCTTTTACTAAATATTTGTCTCGAAGCActaggctccttaagaacattttgacgatttgtaagtaactaatttaattagtctacacgAATAAAGATAGGTAACTTTGATTTTACGAACCGACGACTGCTTTGACTGAtgaaaagacacttcatttGTAAAATTCATAAATGCTATGTAGGATTCATTGGAGCTATGTATGTTCCACAACTAGTAGCGACCAGGCGTGGCCAGGTGTGTCTGATTTTTAAgttagcggccaggtgtgccgaagggccaggtgtgtccttgattttatattaacggccaggtgtgccgatgggccaggtgtgtccttgattttaactttagcggccaggtgtgccgatgggccaggtgtgccgatgggccaggtgtgtccataatttttaagctagcggccaggtgtgccgatgggccaagtgtgtccttgattttagtTATGAAGCGTTAGCGTTGTGCCCATAGTGGATAATTGTTTCCATTTTTTTTAGCTTGATAGCTAGCTTTTAGCCTTTCCAGTTTCTTTTTCATAATGTATTACCCACCTAATATTGTAGGTTAAGATACGCACTGGGTGTGCTTGCCGACTTCGGGCAGGATTTTGCTGGTATGTTAAGCGAGCCATCCAGTCGTCGCAGTTGTGTATGAGGGTTGCACTGACTAAAATAGAAACTtaacatctttatttataaagcatAAGTAAAATTGTTACATGTAACAGTGGCAAAGCAAAGAAGAGCATACAATATTTGTCaagcaatatatttttagattttatttttggttttgaaTAGGAAATTAATCAAGAGCTTAATATGATATAAAAATTGAACATAGCCCCATAAAATTTTAAGTTGATGCTtgtcagacacagtttattcCGTCGagaactttatttcacagttgaggaCAATGCCGTCTGAATACAATAAAGCCGGTACACCACCGAGGACGCCCGTCAGCCAACGATCAAATAAGCGAGCTAAAAGGATGAAGTTGTCTTCGTTGTCAAAGTAAGGAGGCGTCACCACGACAGTCTTCTATGGGGTGAAGTTGCAAGAAAAGAATGCAAAGgggctcatcttcttccagctatACTGAAGAAGCAGGTTAGCAGCTTAGATTCGTAAATACTCTCTAGTGAAGagattttttgaaattattttatgtcTAGTAGTTATTATTCTTTCAATAACAGCTTTAATAATGTAATCCCTGAATTCAACTCTGCAAATAATTAGAATGAGAAATAAGTAGTAcaattttcattgcaaaagttagTTAACCTAGCCAAAAGATAGATTGAGGCTTTGTTGGATTTGATGGTAATCTATGCCTGAAGTGAGTGGCAGTGACTTTTTCCTAGCTAAAAGAATTATGTATGTTACGGTTGAGGAAATGCTGGATCTTGCTTCTTGAAAGGATGAAAACTTACGTGATGATTTTTTATGACGAACTAGGATGGTTAAATAGGCGTGAAATAACAAAACCCAAAGACTTGCCCAGACTTTTGTTCTCATTAAAGCCAGTTTATTTCGCAAATAATCGATCATAGGATCAGATTCATCCAGCCCCAAAGATAAACAACTCGGGTTCCGAATATACTCTATGGTATGTTTTAACTGCTACTCGTTAAATGTAGCTTAAGCAATCATTTAGAATACGAAAACGATGCCTGTGAATTTAACTCCTATTCCTTCAATTTCAAACACTACTTCTCGTATTGGGAA
It encodes the following:
- the LOC135086394 gene encoding uncharacterized protein LOC135086394, producing the protein MPKRRHGDTIEYLASKLKKLEKKMKHSKRRTTLSESSTSTSSSESSPASSRSPSPAPQTLLALSQDRNQRKEASSMGPDPAMPIPASVNEPVAGTSDSVPATQPQEAASVEVTQTPASLDTGLDPEILDILGIDPTATVEYGPNINEELANRLNYMATSGLDKDTRKELLQKYLVPANCKNLSAPQMNPEIKAATPEYVQKRDKSIEINQKEIAAAITCVGQIINAQINNPARDNELVKSLVDVGRILCDVQYLQSSSRRNHALYSLKKELREQLASTKIDGYLFGQNLTETLKTAKAVSKSSSDLKADSAKKPKQDKNLNRKSGTGNRRAAPGPPRHQPPAARATTSYQPPPPPPQPARGHYSTASSYRRRETRRR